The following are encoded together in the Robertmurraya sp. FSL R5-0851 genome:
- the lspA gene encoding signal peptidase II codes for MEVSFVFYYIIALIVIILDQWTKWLVVKRMELGESITVIENWFYITSHRNRGAAWGILQGQMWFFYLITVIVIIGIVYYIQKAAKGKMLLGVALGLMLGGAIGNFYDRVVHKEVVDFIHTYIFNYNFPIFNIADSALVIGVGLLMIQMWQEERQSKEIANGKSNTNN; via the coding sequence TTGGAGGTTTCCTTTGTGTTTTATTACATAATCGCATTAATTGTCATTATTCTTGATCAATGGACCAAATGGTTAGTTGTGAAAAGAATGGAGCTTGGAGAAAGCATAACCGTTATTGAAAACTGGTTTTATATTACCTCCCACCGCAACAGAGGCGCTGCTTGGGGTATTTTACAAGGACAAATGTGGTTTTTTTACTTAATTACTGTGATTGTGATTATCGGGATTGTATATTATATTCAAAAGGCAGCAAAGGGTAAAATGCTTCTTGGAGTGGCTCTCGGATTAATGCTAGGAGGGGCAATTGGTAACTTCTATGATCGAGTAGTACATAAAGAAGTGGTTGACTTTATTCATACGTATATTTTTAACTATAATTTCCCTATCTTTAATATTGCTGATTCAGCCTTAGTTATTGGAGTAGGTTTATTAATGATACAAATGTGGCAAGAAGAGCGACAATCTAAGGAGATAGCAAATGGAAAAAGTAATACAAACAATTAA
- a CDS encoding RluA family pseudouridine synthase: MEKVIQTINEEHKGERLDKVLSSVNNEWSRSQVQLWMQEGNVVVNGQKVKSSYKCSVGDVIEISIPDPEELDVVPETMDLEIFYEDSDVLVVNKPKGMVVHPAPGHTTGTLVNGLMAHCKDLSGINGVLRPGIVHRIDKDTSGLLMVAKNDLAHESLVNQLVAKTVTRKYQAIVHGVIPHDYGTIDAPLARDPKDRQSMTVVDNGKHAVTHFQVMERFKDFTLVECQLETGRTHQIRVHMKYIGFPLAGDPKYGPRKTLDIGGQALHAGVLGFNHPRTNEYLEFEAPVPEYFVELLEFLRNNR, from the coding sequence ATGGAAAAAGTAATACAAACAATTAATGAAGAGCATAAAGGTGAAAGACTAGATAAGGTTCTTTCAAGTGTTAATAATGAATGGTCGAGGTCTCAAGTCCAGCTATGGATGCAAGAGGGCAATGTTGTTGTTAACGGTCAAAAAGTAAAAAGTAGCTATAAATGTTCGGTTGGAGATGTAATCGAAATCAGCATTCCTGACCCAGAGGAGCTTGATGTGGTTCCAGAGACTATGGACCTTGAGATTTTTTATGAGGATAGTGATGTATTAGTTGTAAACAAGCCCAAAGGAATGGTCGTACACCCTGCACCTGGTCATACTACAGGGACACTTGTGAATGGATTAATGGCTCATTGTAAAGATCTGTCGGGAATCAATGGAGTTCTTCGACCAGGTATCGTTCATCGAATTGATAAGGACACCTCCGGCTTATTGATGGTTGCTAAAAATGATTTAGCACATGAAAGCCTAGTGAATCAACTCGTTGCAAAAACAGTGACTCGAAAATACCAAGCAATTGTCCATGGTGTAATACCCCATGATTACGGTACGATTGATGCTCCTCTTGCTAGAGACCCTAAAGATCGACAAAGCATGACTGTTGTTGATAATGGAAAGCATGCGGTGACTCATTTCCAGGTAATGGAGCGTTTTAAAGATTTTACACTTGTCGAGTGTCAGTTAGAGACAGGACGTACTCATCAAATCAGGGTTCATATGAAGTATATTGGTTTTCCATTAGCAGGAGACCCCAAATACGGACCAAGAAAGACGTTAGATATAGGCGGACAAGCTCTGCATGCGGGTGTGTTAGGTTTTAATCACCCTCGAACCAATGAATACTTAGAATTTGAAGCACCTGTACCAGAGTACTTTGTAGAGCTTCTCGAGTTCTTGAGAAATAATCGTTGA
- the pyrR gene encoding bifunctional pyr operon transcriptional regulator/uracil phosphoribosyltransferase PyrR, translated as MSQKAVVLDEQAIRRALTRVAHEIIEKNKGVERIVLIGIRTRGIFLAERLAERIKEIEGTGVPVGELDITLYRDDLTKKTNDQEPLVKGSDIPHDITNKIVILVDDVLYTGRTVRAALDALVDIGRPASVQLAVLVDRGHRELPIRADYVGKNIPTSSSEKIVVQLAEVDKHDTVSIHEK; from the coding sequence TTGTCACAAAAAGCAGTCGTACTTGACGAACAAGCCATTAGAAGAGCATTGACAAGGGTTGCTCACGAAATTATTGAAAAAAATAAAGGTGTAGAACGAATTGTTCTCATTGGAATTCGAACAAGAGGAATATTTCTCGCTGAGCGACTTGCTGAAAGAATTAAAGAAATTGAAGGCACAGGGGTTCCAGTAGGAGAATTAGATATTACTTTGTATCGGGACGATCTAACAAAGAAAACAAATGATCAGGAACCTTTAGTTAAAGGGTCAGATATTCCTCACGATATAACTAACAAAATTGTCATCTTAGTCGACGATGTATTATACACAGGAAGAACTGTACGCGCTGCGTTAGATGCATTAGTCGATATAGGTAGACCTGCTTCTGTACAGCTGGCAGTACTTGTAGACAGAGGCCATAGGGAATTGCCCATACGAGCTGATTATGTTGGGAAAAACATCCCAACCTCTAGTTCGGAAAAGATTGTTGTTCAACTAGCAGAAGTTGACAAACATGATACCGTAAGTATCCACGAAAAATAA